The following coding sequences are from one Geodermatophilus normandii window:
- the glgP gene encoding alpha-glucan family phosphorylase yields MRALRRFTVRAALPEALTPLSQLVMNLRWSWHAETRDLFEALDPELWRACGNDPVKVLGEVSAERLATLSNDRRFLRRLKDVVDDLDDYLSSPHWYQSLGPDAPGSIAYFSAEFGITEVLPQYSGGLGILAGDHLKAASDLGVPLIGVGLLYRAGYFEQGLSADGWQLEHYPALDPHGLPVKLLRQPDGSAVVITVPLPEGRTLHAHVWRAQVGRVSLLLLDSDIEENAPAERGVTDRLYGGDEDHRLRQEMLLGIGGVRAVRAYCQLTGTPQPEVFHANEGHAGFQGVERIRELTESHGLSFAEALQAVRAGTVFTTHTPVPAGIDRFPRALIERYFAGFGVPLEHLIPLGGEDDPSKFNMAHMGLRLGQRANGVSRLHGHVSRSMFSDLWPGFDEGDVPISSITNGVHAPTWTARELVELGTQTSSGGDPSEGSWPASFDGVDRIPALELWNTRRMLRGRLVEEVRRRLRETALSRGAAEAEVGWTDSAFDPDVLTIGFARRVPSYKRLTLMLRDPERLRALLLDPDRPIQLVIAGKSHPADDGGKQLIQQMVKFADDPAIRHRIAFLPGYDIGMARYLYWGCDVWLNNPLRPLEACGTSGMKAALNGGLNLSIRDGWWDEWFDGQNGWAIPTADGVTDPDRRDDVEARAIYDLLSTQVLPRFYETDRDGIPTRWVEMVRHTLRGTGPKVLATRMVRDYVEQLYVPAAGSARSMSDGGYAPARDEAHWRAHLLENWSSVRVAHVEATGAGDTPEIGSTLALRAEVELPHLTPGDVEVQAAYGRVDDADGLHEVTTVPMRHEHTEGSRHWFTATLPLERTGAFGYTVRVLPHSQHLADPAELGLVRSA; encoded by the coding sequence GTGCGAGCACTGCGTCGGTTCACCGTCCGTGCGGCCCTCCCCGAGGCCCTCACGCCGCTGTCCCAGCTGGTCATGAACCTCCGCTGGTCGTGGCACGCCGAGACCCGCGACCTGTTCGAGGCGCTGGACCCGGAGCTGTGGCGCGCCTGCGGCAACGACCCGGTCAAGGTCCTCGGCGAGGTGTCGGCCGAGCGGCTGGCCACGCTGTCGAACGACCGCCGGTTCCTGCGCCGGCTGAAGGACGTCGTCGACGACCTCGACGACTACCTGTCCTCCCCGCACTGGTACCAGTCGCTGGGACCGGACGCGCCGGGCAGCATCGCCTACTTCTCCGCCGAGTTCGGCATCACCGAGGTGCTGCCGCAGTACTCCGGGGGCCTGGGCATCCTCGCCGGCGACCACCTCAAGGCCGCCTCCGACCTCGGTGTCCCGCTGATCGGCGTCGGGCTGCTCTACCGGGCCGGCTACTTCGAGCAGGGGCTGTCGGCCGACGGGTGGCAGCTCGAGCACTACCCGGCGCTGGACCCGCACGGCCTGCCGGTCAAGCTGCTGCGCCAGCCCGACGGGTCGGCCGTCGTCATCACCGTGCCGCTGCCCGAGGGCCGCACCCTGCACGCGCACGTGTGGCGGGCCCAGGTGGGCCGGGTCTCGCTGCTGCTGCTCGACAGCGACATCGAGGAGAACGCCCCGGCCGAGCGCGGGGTCACCGACCGGCTCTACGGCGGCGACGAGGACCACCGCCTGCGCCAGGAGATGCTGCTCGGCATCGGCGGCGTCCGGGCGGTGCGCGCCTACTGCCAGCTCACCGGCACCCCGCAGCCGGAGGTCTTCCACGCCAACGAGGGCCACGCCGGCTTCCAGGGCGTCGAGCGGATCCGCGAGCTCACCGAGTCGCACGGGCTGTCCTTCGCCGAGGCGCTGCAGGCGGTCCGCGCCGGCACCGTGTTCACCACGCACACGCCGGTCCCGGCCGGCATCGACCGCTTCCCGCGGGCGCTCATCGAGCGCTACTTCGCCGGCTTCGGCGTCCCGCTGGAGCACCTCATCCCGCTGGGCGGCGAGGACGACCCGTCGAAGTTCAACATGGCGCACATGGGCCTGCGGCTGGGCCAGCGCGCCAACGGCGTGAGCCGGCTGCACGGGCACGTCAGCCGGTCGATGTTCAGCGACCTGTGGCCCGGCTTCGACGAGGGCGACGTCCCGATCAGCTCGATCACCAACGGCGTGCACGCGCCCACCTGGACCGCCCGGGAGCTGGTGGAGCTGGGCACCCAGACCTCCAGCGGCGGCGACCCGTCCGAGGGCTCCTGGCCGGCGTCCTTCGACGGCGTCGACCGCATCCCGGCCCTGGAGCTGTGGAACACCCGCCGGATGCTGCGCGGCCGGCTGGTCGAGGAGGTCCGCCGCCGGCTGCGGGAGACGGCGCTCTCGCGCGGGGCGGCCGAGGCCGAGGTCGGCTGGACCGACTCCGCGTTCGACCCCGACGTCCTCACCATCGGCTTCGCCCGCCGGGTGCCCTCCTACAAGCGGCTGACGCTCATGCTGCGTGACCCCGAGCGGCTGCGGGCGCTGCTGCTCGACCCCGACCGGCCGATCCAGCTGGTCATCGCCGGCAAGAGCCACCCGGCCGACGACGGCGGCAAGCAGCTGATCCAGCAGATGGTGAAGTTCGCCGACGACCCGGCCATCCGGCACCGGATCGCCTTCCTCCCCGGCTACGACATCGGGATGGCGCGCTACCTCTACTGGGGCTGCGACGTCTGGCTGAACAACCCGCTGCGGCCGCTGGAGGCCTGCGGCACCTCGGGCATGAAGGCGGCGCTCAACGGCGGGCTCAACCTCTCCATCCGCGACGGCTGGTGGGACGAGTGGTTCGACGGCCAGAACGGCTGGGCGATCCCGACCGCCGACGGCGTCACCGACCCCGACCGCCGCGACGACGTCGAGGCGCGGGCCATCTACGACCTGCTCTCCACCCAGGTGCTGCCGCGGTTCTACGAGACCGACCGCGACGGCATCCCCACCCGCTGGGTCGAGATGGTGCGGCACACGCTGCGCGGGACCGGCCCGAAGGTGCTGGCCACCCGGATGGTGCGCGACTACGTCGAGCAGCTGTACGTGCCGGCGGCGGGCTCGGCGCGGTCGATGTCCGACGGCGGGTACGCGCCGGCGCGCGACGAGGCGCACTGGCGGGCGCACCTGCTGGAGAACTGGTCGAGCGTGCGGGTCGCGCACGTCGAGGCCACCGGCGCCGGCGACACCCCGGAGATCGGCTCGACCCTCGCGCTGCGCGCGGAGGTGGAGCTGCCGCACCTCACCCCGGGCGACGTCGAGGTGCAGGCGGCCTACGGGCGGGTCGACGACGCCGACGGCCTGCACGAGGTGACCACGGTGCCGATGCGGCACGAGCACACCGAGGGCTCGCGGCACTGGTTCACCGCGACCCTGCCGCTCGAGCGCACCGGCGCCTTCGGCTACACCGTCCGCGTGCTGCCGCACTCCCAGCACCTCGCCGACCCCGCCGAACTCGGGCTCGTGCGCAGCGCCTGA
- a CDS encoding FHA domain-containing protein, producing MPDRCEVLPGDALVARRGGGLLWVDAPGSPALVAALHACLGVSGPGADRVLGAVAAQAAALGGGSASFALVLTDTSGGSGTGVALWAGKGQPAVDGVPVSGQPADGCSLATGFTLGSTLYVGPGQATPQMPPGVAYDLVEGAVPGSGALLQLAAAASAQAAVPPATHTPPSSFSAGSDAGFAAAPSYGAPVGGSPSGQGATRLDDGGEETAFWKPDAASAPVLRFDDGLVVTVDEDLVLGRRPDSHELVTAGNARPVPIADTQNVLSSAHAAIQRQGREVTLTDLGSLNGTHVAGPEATEWTQLEPGVAHPLSDGDRLLLGWTVITYEQPTD from the coding sequence ATGCCCGACCGCTGTGAAGTCCTGCCCGGAGACGCCCTCGTGGCCCGTCGCGGCGGGGGACTGCTGTGGGTCGACGCGCCCGGCTCGCCGGCTCTGGTCGCCGCGCTGCACGCCTGCCTGGGTGTGTCCGGCCCCGGCGCCGACCGCGTCCTGGGGGCCGTGGCCGCCCAGGCGGCCGCGCTCGGTGGGGGCTCGGCCTCCTTCGCCCTGGTCCTGACCGACACCTCGGGCGGGTCGGGCACCGGCGTCGCGCTGTGGGCCGGCAAGGGCCAGCCGGCCGTCGACGGCGTCCCGGTCTCCGGCCAGCCGGCCGACGGCTGCAGCCTCGCCACCGGGTTCACGCTCGGGTCCACCCTCTACGTCGGTCCCGGCCAGGCCACGCCGCAGATGCCTCCGGGCGTCGCCTACGACCTCGTCGAGGGCGCGGTCCCCGGTTCGGGTGCGCTGCTGCAGCTGGCCGCCGCCGCGTCCGCCCAGGCCGCCGTCCCGCCGGCCACCCACACGCCGCCCTCGTCGTTCAGCGCCGGCTCGGACGCCGGCTTCGCCGCCGCACCGTCCTACGGCGCGCCCGTGGGGGGCTCGCCCTCCGGCCAGGGCGCGACCCGCCTCGACGACGGCGGCGAGGAGACGGCGTTCTGGAAGCCCGACGCCGCCTCCGCGCCGGTGCTGCGCTTCGACGACGGCCTGGTCGTCACCGTCGACGAGGACCTCGTGCTCGGCCGCCGTCCCGACAGCCACGAGCTGGTGACCGCCGGCAACGCCCGCCCGGTGCCGATCGCCGACACGCAGAACGTGCTGTCCTCGGCGCACGCGGCCATCCAGCGCCAGGGCCGCGAGGTCACGCTGACCGACCTCGGCTCGCTCAACGGCACGCACGTCGCCGGGCCCGAGGCCACCGAGTGGACCCAGCTCGAGCCCGGCGTCGCCCACCCGCTCTCCGACGGCGACCGCCTCCTCCTCGGGTGGACGGTCATCACCTACGAGCAGCCCACCGACTAG
- the glgX gene encoding glycogen debranching protein GlgX, which translates to MRTSSEDVEVWPGSPAPLGAHWDGTGTNFALWSAGATAVDLCLFDPDGTEHRHRLRETTHQVWHGRLPGVGPGQRYGYRVHGPWDPGAGHRWNPEKLLLDPYARAVDGDLTLHPALFGYRADGPDTGPADPRDSAPFVPRGVVVHDSFPWDGDRRPATSWSDTVVYEVHVKGATMRHPGVPPALRGTYAGLAHPAFVEHLLSLGVTAVELLPVHHFVSEPHLLRRGLTNYWGYNTLGYFAPHAAYSSAGSGGAQVTEFKAMVKALHAAGIEVVLDVVYNHTAEGDHTGPSLSLKGIDNPGYYRLHGENRARYTDYTGCGNTLDVRRPQVLAMLMDSLRYWVTEMHVDGFRFDLAAALARSFHDVDRLSAFFDVVHQDPVVSQVKLIAEPWDIGEGGYQVGNFPPLWTEWNGRYRDTVRDVWSGARVGVRDLAYRLTGSSDLYRSDGRRPFASVNFVTAHDGFPLADLVTYEHKRNEANGEDNRDGESHNRNWNCGVEGPSDDPEVQALRARQQRNLLATLLLSTGVPMLTAGDELGRTQGGNNNAYCQDNEVSWIDWDGADGDLLAFVRRLLRLRHDAPVLRQEAFFEGHEIPETGGTRDVAWFAPGGGQLTTAEWFDTGLQTVGMYLDGRGIRHRDERGRRVVDDSYLVQLHAGAEPVDVVLPGPPWADGYEFALSTEYPTGAPPRPAVVAPGPVSVPPRTVWLLRVLRRPA; encoded by the coding sequence GTGAGGACCAGCAGCGAGGACGTCGAGGTCTGGCCGGGCTCCCCCGCTCCCCTGGGAGCGCACTGGGACGGCACCGGTACCAACTTCGCGCTGTGGTCGGCCGGGGCCACCGCGGTCGACCTGTGCCTGTTCGACCCCGACGGGACCGAGCACCGGCACCGCCTGCGGGAGACCACCCACCAGGTGTGGCACGGCCGGCTGCCCGGCGTCGGCCCCGGCCAGCGCTACGGCTACCGCGTGCACGGCCCCTGGGACCCCGGCGCGGGGCACCGGTGGAACCCGGAGAAGCTGCTGCTGGACCCCTACGCGCGCGCCGTCGACGGCGACCTGACGCTGCACCCCGCGCTCTTCGGGTACCGCGCCGACGGCCCCGACACCGGCCCCGCCGACCCGCGCGACTCCGCGCCGTTCGTGCCGCGCGGCGTCGTCGTCCACGACTCCTTCCCCTGGGACGGCGACCGCAGGCCCGCCACCTCGTGGTCGGACACCGTCGTCTACGAGGTGCACGTGAAGGGCGCGACCATGCGCCACCCGGGCGTCCCCCCGGCGCTGCGCGGCACCTACGCGGGGCTGGCCCACCCGGCGTTCGTCGAGCACCTGCTGTCCCTGGGCGTCACCGCCGTCGAGCTGCTGCCGGTGCACCACTTCGTCAGCGAGCCGCACCTGCTGCGCCGGGGTCTGACCAACTACTGGGGCTACAACACCCTCGGCTACTTCGCCCCGCACGCCGCCTACAGCTCGGCCGGCTCCGGCGGGGCGCAGGTCACCGAGTTCAAGGCGATGGTCAAGGCGCTGCACGCCGCGGGCATCGAGGTGGTCCTCGACGTCGTCTACAACCACACCGCGGAGGGCGACCACACCGGGCCCTCGCTGTCGCTCAAGGGCATCGACAACCCCGGCTACTACCGGCTGCACGGGGAGAACCGGGCCCGCTACACCGACTACACCGGCTGCGGGAACACCCTCGACGTCCGGCGCCCGCAGGTGCTGGCGATGCTCATGGACTCGTTGCGCTACTGGGTCACCGAGATGCACGTCGACGGCTTCCGGTTCGACCTCGCCGCCGCGCTGGCCCGGTCCTTCCACGACGTCGACCGGCTCTCGGCGTTCTTCGACGTCGTCCACCAGGACCCGGTGGTCAGCCAGGTGAAGCTCATCGCCGAGCCGTGGGACATCGGCGAGGGCGGCTACCAGGTGGGCAACTTCCCGCCGCTGTGGACCGAGTGGAACGGCCGCTACCGCGACACGGTGCGCGACGTGTGGTCCGGTGCGCGCGTCGGCGTCCGGGACCTGGCCTACCGGCTCACCGGCTCCTCCGACCTCTACCGCTCCGACGGCCGCCGCCCGTTCGCCAGCGTCAACTTCGTCACCGCGCACGACGGCTTCCCGCTGGCCGACCTGGTCACCTACGAGCACAAGCGCAACGAGGCCAACGGGGAGGACAACCGCGACGGCGAGAGCCACAACCGCAACTGGAACTGCGGCGTCGAGGGCCCGAGCGACGACCCGGAGGTGCAGGCCCTGCGCGCCCGCCAGCAGCGCAACCTGCTGGCCACGCTGCTGCTGTCGACCGGCGTGCCGATGCTCACCGCCGGCGACGAGCTCGGGCGGACCCAGGGCGGCAACAACAACGCCTACTGCCAGGACAACGAGGTCTCCTGGATCGACTGGGACGGTGCCGACGGCGACCTGCTGGCCTTCGTCCGCCGGCTGCTGCGGCTGCGCCACGACGCGCCGGTGCTGCGCCAGGAGGCGTTCTTCGAGGGCCACGAGATCCCGGAGACCGGCGGCACCCGCGACGTCGCCTGGTTCGCCCCCGGCGGCGGCCAGCTGACCACGGCGGAGTGGTTCGACACCGGCCTGCAGACGGTCGGGATGTACCTCGACGGCCGCGGGATCCGGCACCGCGACGAGCGCGGCCGCCGGGTGGTCGACGACTCCTACCTCGTGCAGCTGCACGCCGGGGCCGAGCCGGTGGACGTCGTGCTGCCGGGGCCGCCGTGGGCCGACGGCTACGAGTTCGCGCTCAGCACCGAGTACCCGACGGGGGCGCCGCCGCGGCCGGCCGTCGTCGCGCCCGGGCCGGTGTCCGTCCCCCCGCGCACCGTCTGGCTGCTGCGCGTCCTGCGGCGACCCGCATGA
- a CDS encoding ABC transporter ATP-binding protein, with protein sequence MSSSPAVSGAEPVVRMRGVDVVRGQSHLLRGVDWTVTPEQRWVVLGPNGAGKTTLLQLAGALMHPTRGEVELLGETMGAVDVFELRPRIGVTSAALAQRIEPGERTGDVVLSAGYAVVGRGRERYDIHDLTRAALLMQQWGVQAIAHRPFGTLSEGERKRVQIARALMPDPELLLLDEPGAGLDLGGREDLVSRLSDLATYLYAPAQVLVTHHVEEIPPGYTHALLLREGAVVASGPLSSVVTAEALSETFGLPLALERTAGRYTARRRG encoded by the coding sequence GTGTCGAGCAGTCCCGCCGTCAGCGGAGCAGAGCCCGTCGTCCGGATGCGCGGCGTGGACGTCGTCCGCGGGCAGTCGCACCTGCTGCGGGGGGTGGACTGGACGGTCACGCCCGAGCAGCGCTGGGTGGTGCTCGGGCCCAACGGCGCCGGGAAGACGACGCTGCTGCAGCTGGCCGGTGCGCTCATGCACCCGACCCGCGGCGAGGTGGAGCTGCTCGGCGAGACGATGGGCGCGGTCGACGTCTTCGAGCTGCGCCCGCGCATCGGCGTGACCAGCGCGGCGCTGGCGCAGCGGATCGAGCCGGGGGAGCGCACCGGCGACGTCGTCCTCTCCGCCGGGTACGCCGTCGTCGGCCGGGGGCGCGAGCGCTACGACATCCACGACCTCACCCGTGCCGCGCTGCTCATGCAGCAGTGGGGCGTGCAGGCGATCGCGCACCGGCCCTTCGGCACGCTCAGCGAGGGCGAGCGCAAGCGGGTGCAGATCGCCCGGGCGCTCATGCCCGACCCCGAGCTGCTGCTGCTCGACGAGCCCGGCGCCGGGCTGGACCTGGGCGGCCGCGAGGACCTGGTCAGCCGGCTGTCGGACCTCGCCACCTACCTCTACGCCCCGGCACAGGTGCTGGTGACCCACCACGTCGAGGAGATCCCGCCCGGCTACACCCACGCGCTGCTGCTGCGCGAGGGTGCGGTGGTGGCCTCCGGGCCGCTGTCGTCGGTGGTCACCGCCGAGGCGCTGTCGGAGACCTTCGGCCTGCCGCTGGCGCTCGAGCGCACCGCCGGCCGCTACACCGCCCGCCGCCGGGGCTGA
- a CDS encoding enoyl-CoA hydratase/isomerase family protein: MAAPEFVTLSVEDGVGTVRLDRPKMNAIDEQLYTEVRAAALEATEREDVRAVVIYGGERVFAAGADIKAMSRLTGDSMVAWGRELTHSFTTVARIPKPVIAAITGYALGGGYELALCADFRIMGAGAKVGQPEILLGVIPGAGGTQRLARLVGPAKAKDLVFTGRHVGAEEALEMGLADAVVPDAEVYSTAVAMARRFAAGPPLALAAAKQAIDEGLDGPIEQGLALESRLFAGLFDTEDQATGMRSFLESGPGKATFTGR; this comes from the coding sequence ATGGCAGCACCCGAGTTCGTGACCCTGTCGGTCGAGGACGGGGTGGGCACCGTCCGCCTCGACCGGCCCAAGATGAACGCCATCGACGAGCAGCTGTACACCGAGGTGCGGGCCGCGGCGCTCGAGGCCACCGAGCGCGAGGACGTCCGCGCCGTGGTGATCTACGGCGGGGAGCGGGTGTTCGCCGCCGGGGCCGACATCAAGGCGATGTCCCGGCTGACCGGCGACTCGATGGTCGCGTGGGGGCGGGAGCTGACGCACAGCTTCACCACCGTGGCGCGCATCCCCAAGCCGGTCATCGCCGCCATCACCGGCTACGCCCTCGGCGGCGGCTACGAGCTCGCCCTGTGCGCCGACTTCCGGATCATGGGCGCCGGGGCGAAGGTCGGCCAGCCCGAGATCCTCCTCGGGGTCATCCCCGGGGCCGGCGGCACGCAGCGGCTGGCCCGGCTGGTCGGCCCGGCCAAGGCCAAGGACCTCGTCTTCACCGGCCGGCACGTCGGTGCCGAGGAGGCCCTCGAGATGGGCCTGGCCGACGCCGTCGTCCCCGACGCCGAGGTGTACTCGACGGCGGTGGCCATGGCACGCAGGTTCGCCGCCGGCCCGCCGCTCGCGCTCGCCGCGGCCAAGCAGGCGATCGACGAGGGTCTCGACGGGCCGATCGAGCAGGGGCTGGCGCTGGAGAGCCGGCTGTTCGCCGGGCTGTTCGACACCGAGGACCAGGCGACCGGGATGCGCTCGTTCCTCGAGAGCGGCCCCGGCAAGGCGACCTTCACCGGGCGCTGA
- a CDS encoding ABC transporter substrate-binding protein, translating into MRSTPTLRTATVLAAATLALTACGGGSDDSGSGGGGGSDAASARSAEDLGGMDALVEAAQAEGELNVIALPPDWANYGEIISTFEEEYGITVNSASPDGSSQDELNAVESQRGQDRAPDVLDLGTAFARQAQAQDFLAPYKVETWDEIPEGQKDPDGHWYNDYGGYISIGCNATVIAECPTSFADLLDPQYAGQVALNGNPTQAAAAFSGVWAASLANGGSLDDIGPGIDFFAQVKEVGNFNPVEITPATIQSGETPLAIDWDYLNAGLTPTLAEQGVDWQVNVPSDGLFGGYYSQAISAYAPHPAAARLWQEFLYSDRGQNLYLAGGARPVRLPAMQEAGTADPDALAALPPVEGTADFPTQEQETAAQQVVATRWNQEISG; encoded by the coding sequence GTGCGATCCACCCCCACCCTGAGGACCGCGACCGTGCTGGCGGCCGCGACCCTCGCGCTGACCGCCTGTGGCGGCGGCAGTGACGACAGCGGCTCGGGAGGGGGCGGCGGCTCCGACGCGGCCAGTGCCCGCTCCGCCGAGGACCTCGGCGGCATGGACGCCCTCGTCGAGGCCGCGCAGGCCGAGGGGGAGCTCAACGTCATCGCGCTGCCGCCGGACTGGGCCAACTACGGCGAGATCATCTCCACCTTCGAGGAGGAGTACGGGATCACCGTCAACAGCGCCTCGCCCGACGGCTCCAGCCAGGACGAGCTCAACGCCGTCGAGAGCCAGCGCGGCCAGGACCGCGCGCCGGACGTCCTCGACCTGGGCACCGCCTTCGCCCGCCAGGCGCAGGCCCAGGACTTCCTCGCCCCGTACAAGGTGGAGACCTGGGACGAGATCCCCGAGGGCCAGAAGGACCCCGACGGCCACTGGTACAACGACTACGGCGGCTACATCTCCATCGGCTGCAACGCCACGGTGATCGCCGAGTGCCCGACCAGCTTCGCCGACCTGCTCGACCCGCAGTACGCCGGCCAGGTCGCGCTCAACGGCAACCCGACGCAGGCCGCGGCCGCCTTCTCCGGCGTCTGGGCCGCCTCGCTGGCCAACGGCGGCAGCCTCGACGACATCGGCCCGGGCATCGACTTCTTCGCCCAGGTGAAGGAGGTCGGGAACTTCAACCCGGTCGAGATCACCCCGGCGACGATCCAGAGCGGTGAGACGCCGCTGGCCATCGACTGGGACTACCTCAACGCCGGGCTGACCCCCACGCTGGCCGAGCAGGGCGTCGACTGGCAGGTCAACGTCCCCTCCGACGGCCTGTTCGGCGGCTACTACAGCCAGGCGATCAGCGCCTACGCCCCGCACCCGGCCGCCGCGCGGCTGTGGCAGGAGTTCCTCTACAGCGACCGCGGCCAGAACCTGTACCTCGCCGGCGGCGCCCGCCCGGTCCGGCTGCCCGCGATGCAGGAGGCCGGGACCGCCGACCCCGACGCGCTGGCCGCCCTGCCGCCGGTCGAGGGCACCGCGGACTTCCCGACCCAGGAGCAGGAGACCGCCGCCCAGCAGGTGGTCGCCACCCGGTGGAACCAGGAGATCTCCGGCTGA
- a CDS encoding ABC transporter permease, translating to MPFLLYVAVFLLLPVGVLAVEAFRAVDPVTFEESWSTANIGTVTGGAYARSYVGSLQLSAITAVLGAVLGLALAFAVVNTRRGRLLRRLVLTASGVLANFGGVPLAFAFLATIGNAGVVTAVLTGPLGLDGFRLASMAGLALVYLYFLVPLMVLTIIPAVEALRPQWREASDVLGASGWQYWRHVGGPVLAPPVLGATMLLFASAFAAYATARALVGSSLPLVTLQIADSLSSNVIVGAENLGKALALGMVVLVGLVMVFYTWVQRRTSRWLS from the coding sequence GTGCCCTTCCTGCTCTACGTCGCGGTGTTCCTGCTCCTCCCGGTCGGCGTGCTGGCCGTGGAGGCCTTCCGCGCCGTCGACCCGGTCACCTTCGAGGAGAGCTGGTCGACGGCGAACATCGGCACCGTGACCGGCGGCGCCTACGCCCGGTCCTACGTCGGCAGCCTCCAGCTGTCGGCCATCACCGCCGTGCTGGGCGCGGTCCTCGGCCTGGCCCTCGCCTTCGCCGTCGTGAACACCCGCCGCGGCCGCCTGCTGCGCCGCCTGGTGCTCACCGCGTCCGGCGTGCTCGCCAACTTCGGCGGCGTCCCGCTGGCCTTCGCCTTCCTCGCCACCATCGGCAACGCCGGGGTCGTCACCGCGGTGCTCACCGGCCCGCTGGGCCTCGACGGCTTCCGGCTGGCCTCCATGGCCGGCCTGGCGCTGGTCTACCTGTACTTCCTGGTCCCGCTGATGGTCCTGACGATCATCCCGGCCGTGGAGGCGCTGCGACCGCAGTGGCGGGAGGCCTCCGACGTGCTGGGCGCCAGCGGCTGGCAGTACTGGCGGCACGTGGGCGGCCCGGTGCTGGCTCCGCCCGTGCTGGGCGCCACGATGCTGCTGTTCGCCTCGGCGTTCGCCGCCTACGCCACGGCGCGGGCGCTGGTGGGCAGCAGCCTCCCGCTCGTGACCCTGCAGATCGCCGACTCGCTGTCGAGCAACGTGATCGTCGGCGCGGAGAACCTCGGCAAGGCGCTGGCGCTCGGGATGGTCGTCCTCGTCGGCCTGGTGATGGTCTTCTACACCTGGGTCCAGCGGCGGACGTCGCGGTGGCTGTCGTGA
- a CDS encoding ABC transporter permease: MSATTTGLSTAAVAGAGGVQPETRARPARRARGWWRWAVFAVLGLYFLVPLAASVWFTVRSRDGVTADAYASIPSAEGFAENFGRSLALGALTVVIALLLTVPTVVLVELRLPRLRPLVELLTLVPLLLPPIALVVGVRSVLAWAPEHFFGTPLAEAFFALQEPALPWILVLVYVVLALPFVYRALDAGVRGAQLRTLTEAARVLGASWPRVMLSVVLPVLRTSVLNAAFLTLALVLGEFTVANILGFETFPTWIVRIAGSQPRLSVAVSVLSLLLTWALLLLISALDRRRREEDPA, translated from the coding sequence GTGAGCGCCACCACGACCGGGCTGTCCACCGCGGCGGTGGCGGGCGCCGGCGGGGTCCAGCCGGAGACGCGGGCCCGTCCGGCCCGCCGGGCCCGCGGCTGGTGGCGCTGGGCGGTCTTCGCCGTCCTCGGCCTGTACTTCCTCGTGCCGCTGGCCGCGTCGGTCTGGTTCACCGTCCGCAGCCGCGACGGCGTCACCGCCGACGCCTACGCGAGCATCCCGTCGGCGGAGGGGTTCGCCGAGAACTTCGGCCGCTCGCTGGCCCTCGGTGCGCTCACCGTGGTGATCGCGCTGCTGCTGACGGTGCCCACCGTGGTGCTCGTGGAGCTGCGGCTGCCGCGGCTGCGGCCGCTGGTGGAGCTGCTCACCCTCGTCCCGCTGCTGCTGCCGCCGATCGCGCTGGTCGTCGGCGTGCGCAGCGTGCTGGCGTGGGCGCCGGAGCACTTCTTCGGGACGCCGCTGGCCGAGGCCTTCTTCGCCCTCCAGGAGCCGGCGCTGCCGTGGATCCTGGTGCTCGTCTACGTCGTCCTCGCGCTGCCGTTCGTCTACCGCGCGCTGGACGCCGGCGTGCGGGGCGCGCAGCTGCGCACGCTCACCGAGGCCGCGCGGGTGCTCGGCGCCTCGTGGCCGCGGGTGATGCTCTCGGTGGTGCTGCCGGTGCTGCGGACGTCGGTGCTCAACGCCGCCTTCCTGACCCTCGCCCTGGTGCTGGGGGAGTTCACCGTGGCCAACATCCTCGGCTTCGAGACCTTCCCCACCTGGATCGTGCGCATCGCCGGCTCGCAGCCGCGGCTGTCGGTCGCCGTCTCCGTGCTCTCCCTGCTCCTGACCTGGGCGCTGCTGCTGCTCATCTCCGCGCTGGACCGCCGGCGCCGCGAGGAGGACCCCGCATGA